The nucleotide sequence CTATTCGAGTCATTAcatttaacccttaggagatgcactttcttgattgggtattttagtttttgtttgttATGTGATGGACTTCATAACTTAAACATTTGTTCCTAGAAGCTGCACTTTCtattttagtcatttcatttaacctctaggagatgcacttctttaACTGGGCATTTCAGTTTTtgtttgttaggtgacacactttctaacttgaaccttcactcttgggagatgcactttctagtcgaatccttccattttaacccctaggcgacacatttccttgtctgggtattttaaattttgtttattaggtgatgcacttcctaacttaaactTTTACTCCAAGAAGACGTACTTTCtagttagagtccctcactttaAATTTTAGGAGATACACTTTCTAGTCTGAGTCactcaattttactctcaagagatgcatttattGGTCAGAGTCTTAATTCACCTTTACATGATGTATTTTGCAAGTAGTTGTAATTTAGTTTGACACTCACAAATTTTTTCTGATGATAAACTAGggaaaaaaatttattcatgttatttggaacttcactttatgtttaggaccctcctataaaatgggactttattttctaaaaattgagatctttctttatcataatctttatttGAGATAACTTATGTTCTAGTTTTGACTTTGAATAAGGAGTTCTCCTGGataacagggtgaagaaattaaaagtcagaagTCTGCCTAgagaatagaataaaaaattgCTAGTCAAGAGCCCGTCTAAAAAACAAGGTGAAAAAAGTAAGGGTCAGAAGCCCGTCTGgagaacaggatgatgaaatagcaagtcaggagtcttcctgaagaatagggtgaataaaTAGTAAGTAGGGAGCTCGTCTGGAGAATAGTGAAGAcatagcaagtcaggagctcttctggagaatagggtgaagaaatagcaaaCCAGGAgacgcctggagaatagggtgaaaaaatagtaagtcagaagcccgcctgaaaaataaagtgaagaaattacaagttaggagccctcctggagaataggatgaagaaatggcaagtcaggagcccacttggagaatagggtgaagattttaaattacaagttaggagcccgcctgaaaaatagggtgaaaattttcaagttcaagttcaaagAAGTCGCACCTGAACAACATGGTTAATTTTCAAGTTCATCTCCAACACCAGCTATTGTACAGAGAAAGAATACACTTACAAGTTTAATCCAAAGAAAAGCAAATATTTCGTCACTTGAGAAAACATTGAAGACTCAAGTCAGATAGGATTCTTTGTAATTTCATTAATCTTCTTAactattttcatttttgatgtaatgagagTCGCAGATTGAAACCTCGATAGGACCTCGCTCGATTCTCCAACTTGATATGGTTTCTCTCCTTTTCAACCTTGGaaactacatgtgacctgatttCCACATAACTTGAAATAGGTAGGATGTCCAAAATTAAGACTCGGTTGCACTCTTatccttttgtttcttccttttgAATAATGATCAGGTCAAATtctgtctcattgtctacttctctATCAGAAAATACTGTGTTTACAGTCAAAGAGGGGCATGATTTAGACACATAAATTTaaccttttcaaaaattaaatttacccATTTAGCTCACCTTACCACGCACCACgccctatttgataatttttcctcaagaaaataaaaaaaacaacctcaccacactttTTTCTACCCTTCTCAAAAAATATCAAATCCACATTAAAATAACAACCTCACCCTATCAAATGTTGACAACTCAACCCTACCTCACCACCACCACCCCTAATCCTACGTACCCCTAATCcctcaatttatatttttttctctcaattaCAGATACATACTCCTCCATTTTTTCATTTagataacaatatatatatatgcaattaTATACCTACAGACTACATCACACTATACGAGATAGATACACAGAACCACCATGAACGAAAGGAAAATACATAATAGAGGAGtgaaaagagagcaaaaatagtACAGAAAATAGTAGGGAAAGGAGGAGAAAAGTAGAGAAATCGAGAGagggagagaaaaagagaaaagagcgaAGAAGAGAATGGAGAGAAACAATAAGACgcatacaatttttttttgacaaaattttaCCAAAAATTATCATCTCCACAGGCTGAAAACCCTCATTAACAGCGACCAAACATCCACCCCAAACTACCTTAGAATTAGCAATCAAAAATCACCCAAATCGATCAAAATCTATATACTCAGGAAAAGCCTCACTTAGTTTCCGATAAACAGCCGGCAAGCTCTTGTTGAAAATCCCATCAGCTACATCGACCATCATCCACCCAtcgaaaaatgatcaaaaatccGATCGGGCTAACCTCTCGTTTCTATTTTTGATGAAATCTACAAAAAATAGCTGAAATAGACACATTACATACGAAATCAGTGCGGGCTTtctctatttttagatttttggtcTGAATTTGTGACAAAACAGAAAATGGTGTTAATGAGGGTCGAGTTTGATCGTTGTTGAGGTTTGATTCGAGGTATTCCGATGGCACTTGAatcaagtaattttttttaatcgaaataaaatcatcaattgaggtccaattcttaacttttttcttttttattttatcttaatatGGTGTGTTGATGTTATAATTACGAGACTCGTATGTGGTTGATGGTATGACTTTGATTGTGTGGTTGAACAACTCTAATTGTTATGGTTTGATTGGTAGATTCTATATTGAAATTAGTTTATTGATTGAGAATGACTTGAACTCAATTGGGATAAATTTTAATTTGGGGAGGGGCAGATAATTGATAAAAGCGTATACGATTGGCTCTCTTTGATTCGTTGGTTAccgattaatttggataaatgtTAAGTTTATTTTCATTCGATAGTAGTATGTTTAGGTCGAATTCAATAGGTAAATGGTAGGTTGGGTAGATAAATTTTAGAAATTGTGGATTGGGAAATGATTaaattgattttcttgttttAGTTTAGCGCATTCACTCAAACACATTTATTTTGCCGGGAAATGCTTCGAGATAAATTGTATTTGTTTAtcagggaatgccccaaagtattatGTATTCgaaggatgttcgtgatcaaggccccaGGCGTCGGGTAAAGCATGATTTAGAGTAAGTTAGAATAATTTAGGTTTTCATTCcagtaccttttttatttttggactgtattaATTAGACTGGACAtcatttttcaaaactttatttGTTTGTTTACGTATATGTTCTTTTGTGAGTTTCTCATTTCATAGTGTCATATAGCCGATATAACTCGATGAAGCaactgtggtcgaaccacgggactgaggggtgcctaacactttccctcggtcaacaaaaatCCTTAACTGAAACCTCTGTATGTGGATCAGTTTTTAAAGTCAactgtttttaaaaaataaatttaaaaaggtaacttggcacaccaaataatgccaagtggcaactttaaatttttaattgcaaattttttttttttcgaaacacAACTTTTgttactttaataattaaaacccttttgaACTTAAAAAGAATAATCTTTTTGGGTAAAAAAAAGTTGTGACAATTTATATCTAAGAGTGTACATGAGATGTAAGCCGAGAAAGTTTCCATGGTCACTTAGTTTTGTATGAATTACACAAAagttactttcttttttaattacaCAAGTCATTTCACCTTGCTCCGGTCATCACCAAAGTCATTTTGATCCAATTTTATAATAATCCCAcctaaaaaataatatgacaGCCTTAATTAATACTTTtgcttaattaaataaatttaatatactaGACAAAAGTAGAgaatttttattacttatttattctAATATTGCTAACTGTACGTACGAACTCATTACTTATTTATCCCTAAGTAGAGGGGCACGGCCCGTCATTATCATGATTGTACTGAAATCAAAGGATAAAGAATCATAAATAGAAGTAGCTTTACAAAAACGTGTATAATATGGCTCTACATGAAAATGGTGCTCTTCCAACAACTATCTTAACTTGTAGGTGTTGCTATGTTTTTCATCATACTTCTCGTTGCAAGTGTAGCTCAATATCAACACATTGTTCAACTCGATAGCtgttcaaagcttgttccttttCTTTGCCAGTAGACTTCTTTATCTGCATTTGATCCATGTCCCTGCATACCCTGCACCATAAAATATTCAGATCAGCAACTTGCAACTTAAAATCCAGACAACAAAGTAAAAGATGGAAATAGCTGTACCATTTTGTTAACAAAGAATATAAGATCATCTTGCTGATGCCCCTAGACTCCTTTCCATGAATAAAATACAAGTCCACGGCGTCACTCCAGAAGTGGGGATCCATTTCAACATCTGAAGCGATTTCAACCTCCTTATTGGCTTTCACTAACATGCCAGATTTCTTCACCATAGTTAGCAACTCTAACCTGCCATGTAATCCTCAGATAATCTATAAAATGGGTCTTACTTTCTCAAGTTCTTAAAACTAAAAAGTAAGCAATCCATTCTCGTGGTAAAACCCATGTGTCGCTTGAGATTCATAATACATGATGAATGTACATCTGCAATTTAAGAAGCATTCCATCTgtatgtcaaaatatcaagcacCATGTATATCAAAATTGTGAATCGGCAGAATTGATAAAGAATACTATGATACATGTATGAAAAGAGAAACTGCAAATGGCTTTTTACTTCATCGTCATTGAGGCCACCTAACTCTATAGTTCCATTATTCCATTTCAATGCAGCGTCTTGAAAGAAAGTAGATTTTCTAAGACCTGTATAACTCTGATCAATAGATacaattgaattgaattaggaaAATGAATAAAACATTATTTGTTCGTCTATGCCAAGGATGAATACTACTTTAGCACAACATGAAGTATTATGCACCATTACAGAATGCATGTGCGATTTGAACTGAGGTTAGACTCAACCAGATGTCAAACTAATTTGGAGCATGCTTTTAGTGTATACAGTTCAATGAATTTGATTTAAGACTCAGTAGAAATCACATCAAACATGGTAGAATACAGTACATGGGAAAGAAACTGATGTAATTTGTCCTACCCTTACCTGAAGGCAATTGTTGCTagtaaaattattcatagatttgatCGTTACTCTAAATAACTAACTGGAGCTCGACAAATTAACATGatcataagattttaaaatttatgcattcACAAACTATAGTTTTAAAGTTTGAAGTAATTTTACTTCAAATGCAACTAACGGGTGTCATACAAAAATCTTAAACATAGAAAAGTCCTTCAACTTGTAtataaaagagaaattaaagagaaataattttttttttccatgagATATAACGGATAGCAAGGAAAGTATTAGTATgcacaaaaattaattttacattaaGACCAATCAACAAAAATTAACCATACCCATCTTTTGAGTGTCCTTTTTTAGATTGTCACAAGGGATTTTCTTGCCTTGGTATTAACCTGAATAAGAGTTTCACAAGCAGCACTGTCATCGGATTCCTCTGAAGAAGTTTTATAACTAAGATATTCATCATCAGTGATGTTATCTACTCGATTAGATTCAGAAACACTGGCTGAATCGGGTTCTTCTACAGTGTACACCTGTTCAGTCAATTCATTTGATTCATTAGAGTTCTCCAGAGAGAATTGTCGTGGACTTTAATGACCATACTCATCAGGATGGCCCATGTAAGAGATAGAATCTGGTTCGAcaaaaaaatcttctctatcttttAAGGCCTCCCCGATGAACgccctcaagaaattcattactTGGATGGCATTTATCAGTGCAGTCAATGGATCTGCCATCTTCAAGGAACAAGCGAAAAATTACTTATTATACATGACAAGCTAATTGTGCACATGAAAATTAGTTGAGTAGATTCACATGAAAAATTGTGCACCCATTTAAAGAAGTAATGATAGAGAATCATACATCCATACTTTCCAAATTTCAACTCATTCTCTGTTTGTTTTTTTGCTATAAAATCTCGTCTTATAGGAGACAAACTGCCCCAAGAGTGTTGTACACCAGTATTAGGAGCAAACACCATTGcaatatttttggaattcatgCCTCTTCTTTCTCAATAGGATTCCCATTATTTTCAGTCTACGTCAAAGTCTCCTTTAGGTTCGCAGCACTTGTTAGGCCTCCCATTAATATGCCTGGCCTCAGGCACTCGCCATCTATTTTCATTGTTCAAATCTTTGACAACATGAAAAAGATCACGGAGTAGTAACTCATATCACGGAAGGAAATCAACCTACTCAAGTCTAACTCACTTGGACCCCTTAGAGATGACCCTTTCACTCTTCCACGGACTGATAGAAATCTTCTTATGAGGTGGTGGATTATCAAACACCATAATGAAGTGCATTAACTACCTTTTTGGTCTAAAAATCATGAAAGATGGTGAAAGACACTTTTATTGCCTACAAAATCCGACCAAGAAAACATAGGACAACAACACTGAATTTGAACAAAGCCAGAGTTTCTCTAGCCAGATCAGTTACGCATGTGATCATAAAAGACATATAATTCCATTTTTTCTTCAGAAAAATGTaacaaaattttccaaaaaatatatcGATAAAAAACAGGAGAAAAATCTTTTAATGGAAATAGAAGTGTAGTAGTAGTAGAAGATCTGTCTGTTGCTTCTTCACCTTTTCCCCCAAAGAAAGTGGAGAATTTGGGGTGGAATGACAATTTCAAGAACCATATAAAGTGTCCGCATGGACTCTATATGGAACCATATTATTGCGGTAATTTATCTTGTTCAAGCGTTCCTCCAGGAAAACATTAGTCATGAGATTGATATCCCAGTCCAGCAGAGCAGCTTCTAATTTTCAGTAACACAATGTAATTATCTACGAAAGATGATCTCGGGTTGCAGAAAAAGTAGAACATTGATAGATATACAACAAGCTTTATCACAATGTTGAAATGATCTATTGTATCTTTGGCAGCAAAATGAGCAATGCTACTAATGGTAATAGAAGACAAATCTATTACCAGATCTTAAGAAATTTCAAAGACTTCTAAGTAATTTGGAGGAGGGAACTGGACCTAAAGATAGGAGTGGCGATATCCAGCCAAACCATTGTTAACCCTATTGTCAGGTACATTATATGGGGCAAATATTAAGCTCATCGACAGGGTAAGCACTTTTCTTGAGATCTGATTCGTAACAATGCATGCAGGTAAAGAACAAATTATTTGGATCCAAACCAGGCACCTGAATGTTTCTCCACACCAGAGAAGTCAAAACTGGAATATTAGAAGTATCCACAGGGCATAGAAATGTAGTTGTGCAGTTGTACCATCAGAGTTCTAAAAACTTCCATACACAATAATCAAGTTAGTGAAAATGAAAAACCATTCGCAAGGAAGAAACCACAAGTTTGTAGCATTTCTTATCATCTAATTTGTCAAACAACATTTACGCGAAAAACACAATCATAACTTACATTCTCAGGCAAGCAGTAACCATGATCAATTGGTGTAAGTAGGATTCGTCCTTCTTCCCCTTGCCTGCTCACAAGAATATTCCCAGCATGCCTAATTCAGATTCACATCTATCTAAAGCACATTACGGATAAAAcacattttgagaatttcaaTCTTATTGATATATTTCTTTACCCTTTTATTTCATCTAAGATGTTTGCATGTTGACAATTTTTTTAGTCAGGTAGATATAaaagtgaaaactaaaaaaagaatcaGTTGATTTAGACATATAATTAAACTTCAAATGCAATGGGTGAATCAACGCTTACAATAGTGCAGTAGTTAGAAGCATTAATAGGAATCAATATATATAACCAAAGTACTTGATCAAATAAAAAGAACTCAATACACTCATTGACAGTTTACATGATCATACTTTATGGAACTCAAGAATTCATTGAGGATTTTTTCTCACATTCCTTGAAGAAAATGTTAGCAAAGAAAAACTCACACCCTCACCACAAAACAAAGTGAAGCTATTAGAAATCAGAGAACATAGTGTCCaaagtaatttatgaaaaaggagAATAAAAGTTCATGAACttgtatgaagaaaaagagacaaacATAAGAGGACAGCCCGATGGATGGATTAAAACTCTGATATGTAACCTTACCTTCCATTTCTGCAAAGATACAAACATATCAGAAAAGTAAAACCCCAAAATGATATCCAAATTCAGAAAAGGAACTGCAGAACCTTGAAGGTTACTACTAACGTGAGGATTCTAAATCTTACAATCTAGCCGAAGATTTTTTCTTGCTTCAAACTCTAACCCTTATGGAAAACCTTAAGCACCCAAATTAGGCCAAAAACAAACAGAACGTAAAAAATGGAGAATCATAATCCGATCTAAATTTGTGGGtaacaaatagaaaaaaattgatggtGTCGAATGACTCTTCATCGTGCTCACCTCAAGATCATAAGTTGAAGGGCAACCAAAAAATTGACAGGATCGAAAAGCATTACCGACCTTTGAAATTTTTCATCACGGAGCCTTTCTCTATTCATTATCCCAGGACCCATATCTTCacaatttccttcatttttcttaAACAGCTGCCAGTGAACCAACTTTTTTATCTTGCTTGCTATATGGGATAGTAATCCCACCATTTTGTTCTAGTTCTAAAATGTTTGGCTAGCTTATTCAAACTTACAGGTCAGGTCTAGGTTTATCGGCTCCAACAGGCGATCATTTGACTTCATACTTGAAAGACCATGCGTATCCCTGTAAAAATCCTGTGAAAAAACCGCTAATCAGAACAATACAACTCATATTCACAAAGAAAAAACAGTTGAAAGACAGAAAAATCAAGCAACATACGCAGTAGAAGGACGTTCGCGCTTAGACTCTCTAGTTGGAAGCTCAGAGCTGTCATCACTATCCTGGTCGATATTCCGTTTTTGTACCATCAAAGTCTAATTTTTTCAGTACTACCAATAATTAATACTCGGTACTCTGTCCAATCTCTCTTGAGTTTTTGTGAAAAGGTAAAGAAATGACATGTGATGACAAAAATTCCTCTTTTATCCCGGGGTTGAGGAGAATGCACGGGTCCGTGGAAAGAGGAGCCCTAAATCAATCTAGCACAGGTGAATCAGACCAAAATATATAGATAGCTTTGCACAATCTTGAAAACTAAATTGTACTTCTACAACAAACAGAAAGATATATGTGTAGAACTTACTCAACTTCGGATTAAAGGCTTCAGCGTTAGTGCAAGTTCTGGTGGAGATACGCATAGCCTTGTAAAAAGCCTGTGAAAAATCGCTAATCAGAACAATGCAAATTATATTCACAAAGAAAAAACAGTTGAAAGACAGAAAAATCAAGCAACATACGCAGTAGAATGATGTTCGCGCTTAGACTCCCTAGCTGGAAACTCAGAGCTGTCATCACTATCCTCGTCGGTATTCCATTTCTGTACCATCAAAGTCCAATTTTTTCAGTGCTACCAATAATTAATACTCTGTACTCTTTGCCGAGAACTCTATCAGAATAAAGGTGAGAGATTCATTTTGTCTGGATACAAAAAGGATTTTGAGAACAACAATAATTTACTTCATAATCAGTGGGGCTAGGGcaagagatgatcaaaatgaGGCTTCAAAAGCATGGTCCCAATAGCAGAATAGTTCTTAAGTATGACAAAATTTGAAGCTACCATACATATCATGATATCAAAAGGATATCTAGCACGATAGAATATGTACCTGCTCGCAAAGAATATGAGACGGTTGGTTTACGGGCAAGTCAATATCCCAAGCAATAACCTAACAAATATGCCTGATCAGAAAAGGCAACCAAAAATTCATATTCCGAatgcaaattaaaatataaaagtatcttcatatttttatcaatttcctTGCATGCGATATTTCTGAAGCAATTATGTAAGGATATGAAATCAGATGTAAATAAGTCACCAAGATATCAATGGTCGTCTATTTCTTTATTCCATTGTTTTCTTTACATGTTGATGACAATTCTGTAATTAACCAACAAAAAGATAAACAAGTAAAATTCAGCATTTAAGTGTAGTTTACAAGGCAAATCGACGAAGGAATTTGTATACCTTGAGAATATCGAGAGAGTCAGCAGTCATTGGCCTTTGCTAGGCAAGCCGAGTCGAACTTTGGTTATATCGGAAGGTTTCTGAATCGCCGACATGTTTTCACTTTTTCTGGCTGGAATTGGACGGAGGCAGAGGTTGACGGTAGAGAAGAGATAAAAGCAGCGCCGCCGTAAAGGAGTGATTGGGTAAGTGGAGAGTGGAGATGGAAGTGAGAGCAATAGGCGCGTGTGGTGCAGGGAAGATGGAGTGGACTGATTCTGTAAAGCTGTGTATTTTGTTCACTTTTGTCGTGTTTAACAATAATGTTGCCACATATTTTCCACAAAGAGGAGAAAGTACCATTGGATGGTATCATTTAAATAGCTTTACGTACAATTTATTAACGTTGCGTTGGTCCTTGGTGTTATTGGCTTATATAACAAGAGATTTCACTCCTACCATattcatttaagacatgtctttcACATTCACCATATATTATCATGTTTTTAAAATGCTAAACTTGCAGGCATCCGGATTACAACGTTACCAATAAAGCGAAGTAGGAGCAACGGTAGTGAGAGCATACGACTTTACTCATGAAGAAGCAGCATCACATGAACCTTCTTCCACAAAGACCACCAACTGCTACACATATGAACTCAGAACATTTAATcggtcgtttggtagagtatataagaataaagttgaataaggtatattagtaatatttgtattattaatataaatattagtaATGCTGGTATTGGTTATGCAGATATTACTTTTTATACcgtatttgatttgatgtattaaaaataactagTTTAGCTGTACGTGCgtcattttaatgagttcaaacattgcactaaataaaaaatttgttaaaATAGTAAAGACGAATATAATAATTAGATTTAACTTCTTTTGAATATGTATTTAATTAAACgtaatatttatcaaaaaatttaccacctataaactgcaataaaaaaatacgatgatagagataataaaataataaaattaaatctaatatttacacaaaaattttctcaagatcGTCCGACACTTATTTAATACTTGTAAactctaataaaataatataataatagagatattaaaaataatacaactaaacctaacctttacacaaaaaaaaatctcaaagcagagatatcaaaacaatacaatcaaATCTAACTTTTATCTTAAAAAATTCTTCATAGGCGGCCGAATTTTATCTAACATCTATAAACTAcgataaaataatatgataaaagagatatcaaaacaatacaattaaatttaaattttacacacaaaaattcctcCAAGCTGAAGgacattcatctacaacctgcaaactatcacaaaataataaaactaatagagatattaagacaatacaattaaacctaacttttacacaagaaattcctCAAAGCTaattgacattcatctacgacctgtaaactgcaacaaaatagtacaatagtgatcacaaagtttcgatttcgataaaaataattcttgtctgtgCGCTAATTTTAACCCTAAAGAATGACATGAAtagaaataaagaagatatatatctatatacacacacgttgaattctattatattgacaacaacaGTAAAGAAGTTAAGGGTTAAAAagttaagcatccaccaatcaaACATGCAAccaaatcaagttagatgagcatgcCACATTATTTTAAATACATTAGTTTGAAACATACGTCCTTTATTTTATCAAGTTGTAAATACATTTTTTTCATGCAATAGTCTGTTCTCCGTACTTTAGAGTGTGGACTGATTTATTGACTACTGCAAATTGGATGTCTTGCGATTGCATGAGTTTGATAGTGTAATAGTTtaatgtgcatataaatatttatagaagtatttccttaataaaattctattttaggagtattttttcaaTTGATCGGTACAAAGgagaatattaattaattttacttctatatattttaggattttcgtatattttaggagtctagttaatataataaaaataattaaataataaatttaaaaaatagtgaaaagacagttttatctaaaggacagtcttttaatgaagggtaaaaagttcaaatcacttttctaatggtctttacatttttaatatattatagatatatatttacataatttcataaaaaatatttgtttaccaaaatacccttactttCATTAAAAGCTTCAAAGATATCTCAtgacaattaagaaaaataacaacatCCGCCTACAAATTCACTTTCCATAGAGGAATCGCCAACTCCAATTAATTGGGTGCTGCTACTCATCTTTCACCCTCCCgtgaaaatatcttaaaatttctGTAGATTTGTTTCAAGATCAAAAAATTAGTTCTTTCCCCAGCTCTACCTGAGCTCTACTTGCTCCTCATCTTTCCCTCAAAATCTGTGTTGCTGCTGAGTAGTTCTTTCCTATGTAGTGAAATGGGTTTGTCTAAAttatcaaattttgacaaaaGTTTTGGTATGTTAATCGTAAATGCATAGTTTCAAAAAAGTGGTAGATTTAATTGAAAGACTAAGATGAAAATTGAGGGGTAATTTAGTAATtcaataagttaatgcatgtgttgaagcgtttgtattactaatacatagacaATGGAGGGTATTAGTAATATACACCTCAATACACACTagaatgtataactaatgcttgcattagttatacatagacaAAAAAATGAATTCAACAAAGTACtagtaatacacattaactaatgcatgcattacttttttcaatacactctaccaaatgaccccttaggaATTGTTTGATAGGAtgcattagaaaaaataatgcatgtattagctTTGTGTATCATAAATATCTCATGTGGTACgctttttcaatacactctactgTGTATTATGCTAAGAATAACTAGCACCTGAAAAATCCTTGTTATTAGCAATGCAATGGACTTTAATGCGTTCATTAGCATGAAAAAAGAGACAATAGCCCCTTAAAACCTTTTTCATATCAGTTTCATTATATTTTGaagggtatttttataaataatttttttatttaaaaatatatcatgGAAGTTATTTTTAACACACCAAGTCAAatactgcataaaaaataatttcagtataACTAATATAAGCATAACTAATATTtacattactaatacatcatattttgtaCTATTGTTATACaataccaaacaaccccttactAACATTAGGATAAATAAGTACGTAATAAAAAATCTGACCTTTAATTTTGTCTAGGATCTTAGAAACTTAATTAGTCGATTCTTAGTTTAAATATCGTGCAGTTTTATATTCAAATATACAATTATAAAAAAGTAAATGATATTAATGGGAATCAAATTTGTGGGAAATatcccttttttaccaaaaattaagaaagtactttttcaaaatttatttacgTAACTATGGTTTGTTAATGTAATATAATCTTGACCTTTAAAAATTGAATATGACATGTCTATCTGAGTCTCTAGAAACTAGATGTGTACATTGACAAAATGGAGAGAAAGTGTAATGGAGAGGAGATCT is from Capsicum annuum cultivar UCD-10X-F1 chromosome 5, UCD10Xv1.1, whole genome shotgun sequence and encodes:
- the LOC107852955 gene encoding uncharacterized protein LOC107852955 isoform X3, with translation MKANKEVEIASDVEMDPHFWSDAVDLYFIHGKESRGISKMILYSLLTKWVCRDMDQMQIKKSTGKEKEQALNSYRVEQCVDIELHLQREV
- the LOC107852955 gene encoding uncharacterized protein LOC107852955 isoform X1, yielding MVKKSGMLVKANKEVEIASDVEMDPHFWSDAVDLYFIHGKESRGISKMILYSLLTKWVCRDMDQMQIKKSTGKEKEQALNSYRVEQCVDIELHLQREV
- the LOC107852955 gene encoding uncharacterized protein LOC107852955 isoform X2, which translates into the protein MTADSLDILKVIAWDIDLPVNQPSHILCEQKWNTDEDSDDSSEFPARESKREHHSTALFTRLCVSPPELALTLKPLIRRFLQGYAWSFKYEVK